One window of Calonectris borealis chromosome 28, bCalBor7.hap1.2, whole genome shotgun sequence genomic DNA carries:
- the DPP9 gene encoding dipeptidyl peptidase 9 isoform X1: protein MQKIKRVRLENETAGSWRSFLSSSEGEERMTAVDTLSDSSEVVEMEDVPSQFQVQKHSWDGLRDIIHSSRKYSGMIVNKAPHDFQFVRKTEESSPHSHRLYYLGMPYGSRENSLLYSEIPKKVRKEALLLLSWKQMLDHFQATPHHGMYSREEELLRERKRLGVFGITSYDFHSESGLFLFQASNSLFHCRDGGKNGFMVSPMKPLEIKTQCTGPRMDPKICPADPAFFSFINNNDLWVANIETGEEKRMTYCHKGLSNVLDDPKSAGVATFVIQEEFDRFTGYWWCPTASTEGSEDLKTLRILYEEVDESEVEIIHVPSPALEERKTDSYRYPRTGSKNPKITLKLAEFKTDSKGKIVCAQDKELVQPFAALFPTVEYIARAGWTRDGRYAWAMFLDRPQQRLQLILLPPALFIPVPENEEQRAEFAKTVPENVQPFVIYEETTDVWINVHDIFYPFIQPEGGEEELCFIRANECKTGFCHLYRVTAVLKQGSYDWVQPYVHSEDDFKCAIKEEIALTGGEWEVLARHGSKIWVNEATKLVYFQGTKDTPLEHHLYVVSYESPGEIVRLTTPGFSHSCSMSQNFDMFISHYSSVSTPPCVHVYKLSGSDDDPLHKQPKFWASMMEAASCPPDYIPPEIFHFRTQSDVELYGMVYKPHDVQPGKKHPTVLFVYGGPQVQLVNNSFKGIKYLRLNTLASLGYAVVVIDGRGSCQRGLKFEGALKNQMGQVEIEDQVEGLHYVAEKYGFIDLSRVAIHGWSYGGFLSLMGLICKPNVFKIAIAGAPVTVWMAYDTGYTERYMDIPENNQQGYEAGSVALHVEKLPNEPNRLLILHGFLDENVHFFHTNFLVSQLIRAGKPYQLQIYPNERHSIRCPESGEHYEITLLHFLQEYL, encoded by the exons TTTTTTGTCCAGTTCTGAAGGGGAAGAGAGGATGACTGCAGTGGACACGCTATCGGACAGCTCTGAAGTGGTCGAGATGGAGGATGTGCCTTCCCAATTCCAGGTGCAAAAGCATTCTTGGGATGGGCTGCGTGACATTATTCACAGCAGCAGGAAGTATTCGGGCATGATAGTGAACAAAGCTCCCCATGATTTCCAGTTTGTCCGGAAAACAGAAGAGTCCAGCCCGCACTCTCATCGTCTTTATTACCTGG GAATGCCATATGGTAGCAGAGAGAATTCCCTTCTTTACTCAGAGATTCCCAAAAAGGTACGGAAGGAGGCCTTGCTACTCTTATCGTGGAAACAGATGCTGGATCACTTTCAG GCAACCCCTCATCATGGGATGTATTCTAGAGAAGAGGAACTCTTGAGGGAACGCAAGCGACTTGGTGTCTTTGGTATAACATCTTATGATTTCCACAGTGAGAGTGGCCTATTCCTTTTCCAGGCCAGCAACAGCCTCTTTCATTGTCGAGATGGGGGCAAGAATGGTTTCATG GTGTCTCCAATGAAGCCTCTGGAGATCAAGACTCAATGCACGGGGCCACGAATGGATCCCAAGATCTGCCCTGCTGACCCTGCCTTCTTTTCATTCATTAATAACAATGATCTGTGGGTAGCAAATATTGAGACGGGAGAGGAGAAGCGGATGACATACTGCCATAAAG gCTTATCCAATGTTCTTGATGACCCTAAGTCTGCTGGTGTAGCCACTTTTGTTATTCAGGAGGAGTTTGATCGGTTCACGGGCTATTGGTGGTGTCCCACAGCTTCCACAGAAG GTTCAGAGGATTTAAAAACACTGCGGATCTTGTATGAGGAAGTGGATGAGTCAGAGGTAGAGATAATTCATGTTCCTTCACCTGCCttggaggagagaaaaacagactCCTATCGGTACCCCAGAACAG GCAGCAAAAACCCCAAGATTACATTAAAACTGGCAGAATTTAAAACAGACAGCAAGGGTAAG ATTGTGTGTGCTCAGGACAAGGAGCTGGTGCAACCATTTGCTGCATTGTTTCCGACTGTGGAGTACATTGCCCGTGCTGGATGGACCCGAGATGGCAGATA TGCCTGGGCTATGTTCCTAGACAGACCTCAGCAGCGGCTGCAGCTAATCCTTTTGCCTCCAGCACTCTTTATTCCAGTCCCAGAAAATGAGGAGCAGCGCGCTGAATTTGCCAAAACTGTGCCAGAAAACGTCCAGCCATTTGTGATCTATGAAGAAACCACTGATGTGTGGATAAAT GTTCATGATATCTTCTATCCTTTCATCCAaccggagggaggggaggaagaactCTGCTTTATCCGAGCCAACGAATGCAAAACAGGTTTCTGTCACCTGTACAGAGTCACAGCAGTCCTAAAGCAAGGCAGCTATGACTGGGTGCAGCCATATGTCCATAGTGAGG ATGATTTCAAATGTGCTATCAAAGAGGAGATTGCCCTGACTGGTGGGGAATGGGAGGTGTTGGCGAGGCATGGATCGAAG ATCTGGGTCAATGAGGCTACAAAGCTGGTGTATTTCCAAGGCACAAAGGACACCCCGTTGGAGCACCACCTCTACGTAGTCAGCTATGAGTCTCCCGGAGAAATTGTGCGACTCACCACTCCGGGCTTCTCCCACAGCTGTTCAATGAGCCAG AACTTTGACATGTTCATCAGCCACTACAGCAGCGTGAGCACTCCGCCTTGCGTGCATGTCTACAAACTCAGTGGCTCTGATGACGACCCACTCCACAAGCAGCCCAAGTTTTGGGCTAGCATGATGGAGGCAGCCA GTTGTCCCCCAGATTACATCCCTCCTGAGATCTTTCACTTCCGCACTCAGTCAGATGTCGAGCTCTATGGAATGGTCTACAAACCTCATGATGTCCAACCTGGGAAGAAGCATCCCACAGTGCTCTTTGTGTACGGAGGCCCTCAG gtgCAGCTAGTGAATAACTCCTTCAAAGGAATCAAGTACTTACGGCTAAACACACTAGCGTCACTAGGCTATGCTGTGGTAGTGATTGATGGAAGGGGTTCATGCCAGCGAGGACTCAAATTTGAAGGGGCCCTGAAAAACCAAATG GGTCAGGTGGAGATAGAGGACCAGGTGGAAGGTTTACATTATGTAGCAGAAAAATACGGGTTCATCGACTTGAGTCGGGTAGCCATACATGGCTGGTCATATGGGGGTTTTCTCTCCCTCATGGGCCTTATCTGTAAACCCAATGTCTTCAAG ATTGCTATAGCAGGTGCTCCTGTCACAGTTTGGATGGCATATGACACCGGGTATACTGAGCGGTACATGGATATCCCAGAAAACAACCAGCAAGGTTATGAGGCTGGCTCTGTGGCATTACACGTAGAAAAGCTTCCCAATGA GCCAAATCGTTTGCTGATCCTCCATGGCTTTTTGGATGAAAATGTGCACTTTTTTCACACCAACTTCCTGGTATCACAGCTAATCCGGGCTGGAAAACCTTACCAGCTGCAG ATCTACCCCAACGAGAGACACAGTATTCGGTGCCCTGAGTCAGGAGAGCACTATGAAATCACGCTGCTGCACTTTCTACAAGAATACCTCTGA
- the DPP9 gene encoding dipeptidyl peptidase 9 isoform X3 has product MCLPNSSLSGKQKSPARTLIVFITWNDAFVLLIGMPYGSRENSLLYSEIPKKVRKEALLLLSWKQMLDHFQATPHHGMYSREEELLRERKRLGVFGITSYDFHSESGLFLFQASNSLFHCRDGGKNGFMVSPMKPLEIKTQCTGPRMDPKICPADPAFFSFINNNDLWVANIETGEEKRMTYCHKGLSNVLDDPKSAGVATFVIQEEFDRFTGYWWCPTASTEGSEDLKTLRILYEEVDESEVEIIHVPSPALEERKTDSYRYPRTGSKNPKITLKLAEFKTDSKGKIVCAQDKELVQPFAALFPTVEYIARAGWTRDGRYAWAMFLDRPQQRLQLILLPPALFIPVPENEEQRAEFAKTVPENVQPFVIYEETTDVWINVHDIFYPFIQPEGGEEELCFIRANECKTGFCHLYRVTAVLKQGSYDWVQPYVHSEDDFKCAIKEEIALTGGEWEVLARHGSKIWVNEATKLVYFQGTKDTPLEHHLYVVSYESPGEIVRLTTPGFSHSCSMSQNFDMFISHYSSVSTPPCVHVYKLSGSDDDPLHKQPKFWASMMEAASCPPDYIPPEIFHFRTQSDVELYGMVYKPHDVQPGKKHPTVLFVYGGPQVQLVNNSFKGIKYLRLNTLASLGYAVVVIDGRGSCQRGLKFEGALKNQMGQVEIEDQVEGLHYVAEKYGFIDLSRVAIHGWSYGGFLSLMGLICKPNVFKIAIAGAPVTVWMAYDTGYTERYMDIPENNQQGYEAGSVALHVEKLPNEPNRLLILHGFLDENVHFFHTNFLVSQLIRAGKPYQLQIYPNERHSIRCPESGEHYEITLLHFLQEYL; this is encoded by the exons ATGTGCCTTCCCAATTCCAG TTTGTCCGGAAAACAGAAGAGTCCAGCCCGCACTCTCATCGTCTTTATTACCTGG AATGATGCTTTTGTCCTCCTAATAGGAATGCCATATGGTAGCAGAGAGAATTCCCTTCTTTACTCAGAGATTCCCAAAAAGGTACGGAAGGAGGCCTTGCTACTCTTATCGTGGAAACAGATGCTGGATCACTTTCAG GCAACCCCTCATCATGGGATGTATTCTAGAGAAGAGGAACTCTTGAGGGAACGCAAGCGACTTGGTGTCTTTGGTATAACATCTTATGATTTCCACAGTGAGAGTGGCCTATTCCTTTTCCAGGCCAGCAACAGCCTCTTTCATTGTCGAGATGGGGGCAAGAATGGTTTCATG GTGTCTCCAATGAAGCCTCTGGAGATCAAGACTCAATGCACGGGGCCACGAATGGATCCCAAGATCTGCCCTGCTGACCCTGCCTTCTTTTCATTCATTAATAACAATGATCTGTGGGTAGCAAATATTGAGACGGGAGAGGAGAAGCGGATGACATACTGCCATAAAG gCTTATCCAATGTTCTTGATGACCCTAAGTCTGCTGGTGTAGCCACTTTTGTTATTCAGGAGGAGTTTGATCGGTTCACGGGCTATTGGTGGTGTCCCACAGCTTCCACAGAAG GTTCAGAGGATTTAAAAACACTGCGGATCTTGTATGAGGAAGTGGATGAGTCAGAGGTAGAGATAATTCATGTTCCTTCACCTGCCttggaggagagaaaaacagactCCTATCGGTACCCCAGAACAG GCAGCAAAAACCCCAAGATTACATTAAAACTGGCAGAATTTAAAACAGACAGCAAGGGTAAG ATTGTGTGTGCTCAGGACAAGGAGCTGGTGCAACCATTTGCTGCATTGTTTCCGACTGTGGAGTACATTGCCCGTGCTGGATGGACCCGAGATGGCAGATA TGCCTGGGCTATGTTCCTAGACAGACCTCAGCAGCGGCTGCAGCTAATCCTTTTGCCTCCAGCACTCTTTATTCCAGTCCCAGAAAATGAGGAGCAGCGCGCTGAATTTGCCAAAACTGTGCCAGAAAACGTCCAGCCATTTGTGATCTATGAAGAAACCACTGATGTGTGGATAAAT GTTCATGATATCTTCTATCCTTTCATCCAaccggagggaggggaggaagaactCTGCTTTATCCGAGCCAACGAATGCAAAACAGGTTTCTGTCACCTGTACAGAGTCACAGCAGTCCTAAAGCAAGGCAGCTATGACTGGGTGCAGCCATATGTCCATAGTGAGG ATGATTTCAAATGTGCTATCAAAGAGGAGATTGCCCTGACTGGTGGGGAATGGGAGGTGTTGGCGAGGCATGGATCGAAG ATCTGGGTCAATGAGGCTACAAAGCTGGTGTATTTCCAAGGCACAAAGGACACCCCGTTGGAGCACCACCTCTACGTAGTCAGCTATGAGTCTCCCGGAGAAATTGTGCGACTCACCACTCCGGGCTTCTCCCACAGCTGTTCAATGAGCCAG AACTTTGACATGTTCATCAGCCACTACAGCAGCGTGAGCACTCCGCCTTGCGTGCATGTCTACAAACTCAGTGGCTCTGATGACGACCCACTCCACAAGCAGCCCAAGTTTTGGGCTAGCATGATGGAGGCAGCCA GTTGTCCCCCAGATTACATCCCTCCTGAGATCTTTCACTTCCGCACTCAGTCAGATGTCGAGCTCTATGGAATGGTCTACAAACCTCATGATGTCCAACCTGGGAAGAAGCATCCCACAGTGCTCTTTGTGTACGGAGGCCCTCAG gtgCAGCTAGTGAATAACTCCTTCAAAGGAATCAAGTACTTACGGCTAAACACACTAGCGTCACTAGGCTATGCTGTGGTAGTGATTGATGGAAGGGGTTCATGCCAGCGAGGACTCAAATTTGAAGGGGCCCTGAAAAACCAAATG GGTCAGGTGGAGATAGAGGACCAGGTGGAAGGTTTACATTATGTAGCAGAAAAATACGGGTTCATCGACTTGAGTCGGGTAGCCATACATGGCTGGTCATATGGGGGTTTTCTCTCCCTCATGGGCCTTATCTGTAAACCCAATGTCTTCAAG ATTGCTATAGCAGGTGCTCCTGTCACAGTTTGGATGGCATATGACACCGGGTATACTGAGCGGTACATGGATATCCCAGAAAACAACCAGCAAGGTTATGAGGCTGGCTCTGTGGCATTACACGTAGAAAAGCTTCCCAATGA GCCAAATCGTTTGCTGATCCTCCATGGCTTTTTGGATGAAAATGTGCACTTTTTTCACACCAACTTCCTGGTATCACAGCTAATCCGGGCTGGAAAACCTTACCAGCTGCAG ATCTACCCCAACGAGAGACACAGTATTCGGTGCCCTGAGTCAGGAGAGCACTATGAAATCACGCTGCTGCACTTTCTACAAGAATACCTCTGA
- the DPP9 gene encoding dipeptidyl peptidase 9 isoform X2, with amino-acid sequence MQKIKRVRLENETAGSWRSFLSSSEGEERMTAVDTLSDSSEVVEMEDVPSQFQFVRKTEESSPHSHRLYYLGMPYGSRENSLLYSEIPKKVRKEALLLLSWKQMLDHFQATPHHGMYSREEELLRERKRLGVFGITSYDFHSESGLFLFQASNSLFHCRDGGKNGFMVSPMKPLEIKTQCTGPRMDPKICPADPAFFSFINNNDLWVANIETGEEKRMTYCHKGLSNVLDDPKSAGVATFVIQEEFDRFTGYWWCPTASTEGSEDLKTLRILYEEVDESEVEIIHVPSPALEERKTDSYRYPRTGSKNPKITLKLAEFKTDSKGKIVCAQDKELVQPFAALFPTVEYIARAGWTRDGRYAWAMFLDRPQQRLQLILLPPALFIPVPENEEQRAEFAKTVPENVQPFVIYEETTDVWINVHDIFYPFIQPEGGEEELCFIRANECKTGFCHLYRVTAVLKQGSYDWVQPYVHSEDDFKCAIKEEIALTGGEWEVLARHGSKIWVNEATKLVYFQGTKDTPLEHHLYVVSYESPGEIVRLTTPGFSHSCSMSQNFDMFISHYSSVSTPPCVHVYKLSGSDDDPLHKQPKFWASMMEAASCPPDYIPPEIFHFRTQSDVELYGMVYKPHDVQPGKKHPTVLFVYGGPQVQLVNNSFKGIKYLRLNTLASLGYAVVVIDGRGSCQRGLKFEGALKNQMGQVEIEDQVEGLHYVAEKYGFIDLSRVAIHGWSYGGFLSLMGLICKPNVFKIAIAGAPVTVWMAYDTGYTERYMDIPENNQQGYEAGSVALHVEKLPNEPNRLLILHGFLDENVHFFHTNFLVSQLIRAGKPYQLQIYPNERHSIRCPESGEHYEITLLHFLQEYL; translated from the exons TTTTTTGTCCAGTTCTGAAGGGGAAGAGAGGATGACTGCAGTGGACACGCTATCGGACAGCTCTGAAGTGGTCGAGATGGAGGATGTGCCTTCCCAATTCCAG TTTGTCCGGAAAACAGAAGAGTCCAGCCCGCACTCTCATCGTCTTTATTACCTGG GAATGCCATATGGTAGCAGAGAGAATTCCCTTCTTTACTCAGAGATTCCCAAAAAGGTACGGAAGGAGGCCTTGCTACTCTTATCGTGGAAACAGATGCTGGATCACTTTCAG GCAACCCCTCATCATGGGATGTATTCTAGAGAAGAGGAACTCTTGAGGGAACGCAAGCGACTTGGTGTCTTTGGTATAACATCTTATGATTTCCACAGTGAGAGTGGCCTATTCCTTTTCCAGGCCAGCAACAGCCTCTTTCATTGTCGAGATGGGGGCAAGAATGGTTTCATG GTGTCTCCAATGAAGCCTCTGGAGATCAAGACTCAATGCACGGGGCCACGAATGGATCCCAAGATCTGCCCTGCTGACCCTGCCTTCTTTTCATTCATTAATAACAATGATCTGTGGGTAGCAAATATTGAGACGGGAGAGGAGAAGCGGATGACATACTGCCATAAAG gCTTATCCAATGTTCTTGATGACCCTAAGTCTGCTGGTGTAGCCACTTTTGTTATTCAGGAGGAGTTTGATCGGTTCACGGGCTATTGGTGGTGTCCCACAGCTTCCACAGAAG GTTCAGAGGATTTAAAAACACTGCGGATCTTGTATGAGGAAGTGGATGAGTCAGAGGTAGAGATAATTCATGTTCCTTCACCTGCCttggaggagagaaaaacagactCCTATCGGTACCCCAGAACAG GCAGCAAAAACCCCAAGATTACATTAAAACTGGCAGAATTTAAAACAGACAGCAAGGGTAAG ATTGTGTGTGCTCAGGACAAGGAGCTGGTGCAACCATTTGCTGCATTGTTTCCGACTGTGGAGTACATTGCCCGTGCTGGATGGACCCGAGATGGCAGATA TGCCTGGGCTATGTTCCTAGACAGACCTCAGCAGCGGCTGCAGCTAATCCTTTTGCCTCCAGCACTCTTTATTCCAGTCCCAGAAAATGAGGAGCAGCGCGCTGAATTTGCCAAAACTGTGCCAGAAAACGTCCAGCCATTTGTGATCTATGAAGAAACCACTGATGTGTGGATAAAT GTTCATGATATCTTCTATCCTTTCATCCAaccggagggaggggaggaagaactCTGCTTTATCCGAGCCAACGAATGCAAAACAGGTTTCTGTCACCTGTACAGAGTCACAGCAGTCCTAAAGCAAGGCAGCTATGACTGGGTGCAGCCATATGTCCATAGTGAGG ATGATTTCAAATGTGCTATCAAAGAGGAGATTGCCCTGACTGGTGGGGAATGGGAGGTGTTGGCGAGGCATGGATCGAAG ATCTGGGTCAATGAGGCTACAAAGCTGGTGTATTTCCAAGGCACAAAGGACACCCCGTTGGAGCACCACCTCTACGTAGTCAGCTATGAGTCTCCCGGAGAAATTGTGCGACTCACCACTCCGGGCTTCTCCCACAGCTGTTCAATGAGCCAG AACTTTGACATGTTCATCAGCCACTACAGCAGCGTGAGCACTCCGCCTTGCGTGCATGTCTACAAACTCAGTGGCTCTGATGACGACCCACTCCACAAGCAGCCCAAGTTTTGGGCTAGCATGATGGAGGCAGCCA GTTGTCCCCCAGATTACATCCCTCCTGAGATCTTTCACTTCCGCACTCAGTCAGATGTCGAGCTCTATGGAATGGTCTACAAACCTCATGATGTCCAACCTGGGAAGAAGCATCCCACAGTGCTCTTTGTGTACGGAGGCCCTCAG gtgCAGCTAGTGAATAACTCCTTCAAAGGAATCAAGTACTTACGGCTAAACACACTAGCGTCACTAGGCTATGCTGTGGTAGTGATTGATGGAAGGGGTTCATGCCAGCGAGGACTCAAATTTGAAGGGGCCCTGAAAAACCAAATG GGTCAGGTGGAGATAGAGGACCAGGTGGAAGGTTTACATTATGTAGCAGAAAAATACGGGTTCATCGACTTGAGTCGGGTAGCCATACATGGCTGGTCATATGGGGGTTTTCTCTCCCTCATGGGCCTTATCTGTAAACCCAATGTCTTCAAG ATTGCTATAGCAGGTGCTCCTGTCACAGTTTGGATGGCATATGACACCGGGTATACTGAGCGGTACATGGATATCCCAGAAAACAACCAGCAAGGTTATGAGGCTGGCTCTGTGGCATTACACGTAGAAAAGCTTCCCAATGA GCCAAATCGTTTGCTGATCCTCCATGGCTTTTTGGATGAAAATGTGCACTTTTTTCACACCAACTTCCTGGTATCACAGCTAATCCGGGCTGGAAAACCTTACCAGCTGCAG ATCTACCCCAACGAGAGACACAGTATTCGGTGCCCTGAGTCAGGAGAGCACTATGAAATCACGCTGCTGCACTTTCTACAAGAATACCTCTGA
- the DPP9 gene encoding dipeptidyl peptidase 9 isoform X4, whose translation MPYGSRENSLLYSEIPKKVRKEALLLLSWKQMLDHFQATPHHGMYSREEELLRERKRLGVFGITSYDFHSESGLFLFQASNSLFHCRDGGKNGFMVSPMKPLEIKTQCTGPRMDPKICPADPAFFSFINNNDLWVANIETGEEKRMTYCHKGLSNVLDDPKSAGVATFVIQEEFDRFTGYWWCPTASTEGSEDLKTLRILYEEVDESEVEIIHVPSPALEERKTDSYRYPRTGSKNPKITLKLAEFKTDSKGKIVCAQDKELVQPFAALFPTVEYIARAGWTRDGRYAWAMFLDRPQQRLQLILLPPALFIPVPENEEQRAEFAKTVPENVQPFVIYEETTDVWINVHDIFYPFIQPEGGEEELCFIRANECKTGFCHLYRVTAVLKQGSYDWVQPYVHSEDDFKCAIKEEIALTGGEWEVLARHGSKIWVNEATKLVYFQGTKDTPLEHHLYVVSYESPGEIVRLTTPGFSHSCSMSQNFDMFISHYSSVSTPPCVHVYKLSGSDDDPLHKQPKFWASMMEAASCPPDYIPPEIFHFRTQSDVELYGMVYKPHDVQPGKKHPTVLFVYGGPQVQLVNNSFKGIKYLRLNTLASLGYAVVVIDGRGSCQRGLKFEGALKNQMGQVEIEDQVEGLHYVAEKYGFIDLSRVAIHGWSYGGFLSLMGLICKPNVFKIAIAGAPVTVWMAYDTGYTERYMDIPENNQQGYEAGSVALHVEKLPNEPNRLLILHGFLDENVHFFHTNFLVSQLIRAGKPYQLQIYPNERHSIRCPESGEHYEITLLHFLQEYL comes from the exons ATGCCATATGGTAGCAGAGAGAATTCCCTTCTTTACTCAGAGATTCCCAAAAAGGTACGGAAGGAGGCCTTGCTACTCTTATCGTGGAAACAGATGCTGGATCACTTTCAG GCAACCCCTCATCATGGGATGTATTCTAGAGAAGAGGAACTCTTGAGGGAACGCAAGCGACTTGGTGTCTTTGGTATAACATCTTATGATTTCCACAGTGAGAGTGGCCTATTCCTTTTCCAGGCCAGCAACAGCCTCTTTCATTGTCGAGATGGGGGCAAGAATGGTTTCATG GTGTCTCCAATGAAGCCTCTGGAGATCAAGACTCAATGCACGGGGCCACGAATGGATCCCAAGATCTGCCCTGCTGACCCTGCCTTCTTTTCATTCATTAATAACAATGATCTGTGGGTAGCAAATATTGAGACGGGAGAGGAGAAGCGGATGACATACTGCCATAAAG gCTTATCCAATGTTCTTGATGACCCTAAGTCTGCTGGTGTAGCCACTTTTGTTATTCAGGAGGAGTTTGATCGGTTCACGGGCTATTGGTGGTGTCCCACAGCTTCCACAGAAG GTTCAGAGGATTTAAAAACACTGCGGATCTTGTATGAGGAAGTGGATGAGTCAGAGGTAGAGATAATTCATGTTCCTTCACCTGCCttggaggagagaaaaacagactCCTATCGGTACCCCAGAACAG GCAGCAAAAACCCCAAGATTACATTAAAACTGGCAGAATTTAAAACAGACAGCAAGGGTAAG ATTGTGTGTGCTCAGGACAAGGAGCTGGTGCAACCATTTGCTGCATTGTTTCCGACTGTGGAGTACATTGCCCGTGCTGGATGGACCCGAGATGGCAGATA TGCCTGGGCTATGTTCCTAGACAGACCTCAGCAGCGGCTGCAGCTAATCCTTTTGCCTCCAGCACTCTTTATTCCAGTCCCAGAAAATGAGGAGCAGCGCGCTGAATTTGCCAAAACTGTGCCAGAAAACGTCCAGCCATTTGTGATCTATGAAGAAACCACTGATGTGTGGATAAAT GTTCATGATATCTTCTATCCTTTCATCCAaccggagggaggggaggaagaactCTGCTTTATCCGAGCCAACGAATGCAAAACAGGTTTCTGTCACCTGTACAGAGTCACAGCAGTCCTAAAGCAAGGCAGCTATGACTGGGTGCAGCCATATGTCCATAGTGAGG ATGATTTCAAATGTGCTATCAAAGAGGAGATTGCCCTGACTGGTGGGGAATGGGAGGTGTTGGCGAGGCATGGATCGAAG ATCTGGGTCAATGAGGCTACAAAGCTGGTGTATTTCCAAGGCACAAAGGACACCCCGTTGGAGCACCACCTCTACGTAGTCAGCTATGAGTCTCCCGGAGAAATTGTGCGACTCACCACTCCGGGCTTCTCCCACAGCTGTTCAATGAGCCAG AACTTTGACATGTTCATCAGCCACTACAGCAGCGTGAGCACTCCGCCTTGCGTGCATGTCTACAAACTCAGTGGCTCTGATGACGACCCACTCCACAAGCAGCCCAAGTTTTGGGCTAGCATGATGGAGGCAGCCA GTTGTCCCCCAGATTACATCCCTCCTGAGATCTTTCACTTCCGCACTCAGTCAGATGTCGAGCTCTATGGAATGGTCTACAAACCTCATGATGTCCAACCTGGGAAGAAGCATCCCACAGTGCTCTTTGTGTACGGAGGCCCTCAG gtgCAGCTAGTGAATAACTCCTTCAAAGGAATCAAGTACTTACGGCTAAACACACTAGCGTCACTAGGCTATGCTGTGGTAGTGATTGATGGAAGGGGTTCATGCCAGCGAGGACTCAAATTTGAAGGGGCCCTGAAAAACCAAATG GGTCAGGTGGAGATAGAGGACCAGGTGGAAGGTTTACATTATGTAGCAGAAAAATACGGGTTCATCGACTTGAGTCGGGTAGCCATACATGGCTGGTCATATGGGGGTTTTCTCTCCCTCATGGGCCTTATCTGTAAACCCAATGTCTTCAAG ATTGCTATAGCAGGTGCTCCTGTCACAGTTTGGATGGCATATGACACCGGGTATACTGAGCGGTACATGGATATCCCAGAAAACAACCAGCAAGGTTATGAGGCTGGCTCTGTGGCATTACACGTAGAAAAGCTTCCCAATGA GCCAAATCGTTTGCTGATCCTCCATGGCTTTTTGGATGAAAATGTGCACTTTTTTCACACCAACTTCCTGGTATCACAGCTAATCCGGGCTGGAAAACCTTACCAGCTGCAG ATCTACCCCAACGAGAGACACAGTATTCGGTGCCCTGAGTCAGGAGAGCACTATGAAATCACGCTGCTGCACTTTCTACAAGAATACCTCTGA